From Saccharothrix espanaensis DSM 44229, the proteins below share one genomic window:
- a CDS encoding DUF6166 domain-containing protein gives MIHVSYRLLGADGDSRDEQVERSEHVPRLGELVGFDPHRSYQVVDVLWHLGGSGGHRLRAQLAQAHRPGHRRLGAQPPRPVIRTGRAGLERRCSEPGVRSDGRRVPGPHPRAGDASCAGTAGPRPRRGAAGGGNTVPEHVYDQADQDRTYHGVQDRTNDSESRLLVEQTAFGATERELARFLREIHEPEHSGFGWGYNGGGTSETAAAILADALDAAPERFSPMAVLTAEVDRRLREDFCVDVLALCADEFRLRRGAVLFPVKSAC, from the coding sequence GTGATCCACGTCAGCTACCGGCTGCTGGGCGCCGACGGCGACAGCCGCGACGAGCAGGTCGAACGGTCCGAGCACGTCCCGCGCCTCGGCGAGCTGGTCGGGTTCGACCCGCACCGCTCCTACCAGGTGGTCGACGTGCTGTGGCACCTCGGCGGCAGCGGCGGTCACCGCCTGCGAGCTCAACTGGCACAAGCACATCGCCCGGGTCACCGCCGACTGGGAGCACAGCCACCCCGACCGGTGATCCGCACCGGACGCGCCGGGCTGGAGCGGCGTTGCTCCGAACCGGGTGTCCGAAGCGACGGTCGGCGCGTCCCCGGCCCGCACCCGCGGGCCGGGGACGCATCCTGTGCGGGCACGGCGGGACCGCGCCCACGACGGGGTGCGGCCGGAGGAGGGAACACGGTGCCCGAGCACGTCTACGACCAGGCCGACCAGGACCGCACGTACCACGGCGTCCAGGACCGGACCAACGATTCCGAGTCACGGTTGCTGGTGGAGCAGACCGCGTTCGGAGCCACCGAGCGCGAGCTCGCCCGGTTCCTGCGGGAGATCCACGAACCCGAGCACAGCGGCTTCGGGTGGGGCTACAACGGCGGCGGCACCAGCGAGACCGCCGCGGCGATCCTGGCCGACGCCCTGGACGCCGCCCCGGAACGGTTCTCCCCGATGGCTGTCCTGACCGCCGAGGTCGACCGGCGGCTGCGCGAGGACTTCTGCGTCGACGTGCTCGCCCTGTGCGCCGACGAGTTCCGGCTGCGACGCGGCGCGGTGCTGTTCCCTGTCAAGTCGGCGTGTTGA
- a CDS encoding DUF4254 domain-containing protein: MVLATADPRTPPGLPEDVSLPSGTCLVRAFGGEPTLPDDLLPIIAALVRTHWDRADAVSSAHDEHADESGSASAARVLGAGATARQVLVNQIDQWAADRLPDAVPAALLHTETLGQLVDRLAAAWVSWRTLAGHPRHHRDPHDTADALATLANAYDDLLTDLRSGRRRLPGVPLGAFTL; encoded by the coding sequence GTGGTCCTCGCAACCGCCGACCCCCGAACCCCGCCAGGACTGCCCGAGGACGTCTCCCTGCCCTCCGGCACGTGCCTTGTACGCGCGTTCGGCGGCGAACCGACACTCCCCGACGACCTGCTCCCGATTATCGCGGCGTTGGTCCGCACGCACTGGGACCGCGCCGACGCGGTGTCCTCCGCCCACGACGAACACGCCGACGAATCCGGGTCCGCGTCCGCGGCCCGGGTCCTGGGAGCCGGGGCGACCGCACGGCAGGTGCTCGTCAACCAGATCGACCAGTGGGCCGCCGACCGGCTCCCGGACGCGGTGCCCGCGGCGCTGCTGCACACCGAGACCCTCGGCCAGCTGGTGGACCGGCTCGCCGCCGCCTGGGTCTCCTGGCGCACCCTGGCCGGCCACCCCCGCCACCACCGCGACCCCCACGACACGGCCGACGCGCTCGCGACCCTGGCCAATGCCTACGACGACCTGCTGACCGACCTCCGCTCCGGACGGCGACGGCTCCCCGGCGTCCCGCTCGGCGCCTTCACCCTGTAG
- a CDS encoding tetratricopeptide repeat protein, producing the protein MLVVLDNAATSEQVVPLLPGSPSCTVLVTGRHQLASLIDRHGARHLPLDVLSPEEARGLLAARLGAARVAAEPGAVDELIGLCGGHPLALSIIARTAGPRLDVALAEAAAELRDLGLEALDHDTDPAASLPTVLSWSLRRLTDRQRTVFALLGIAPGPDTTPPATAALTGLPERTARRTLNALENASLLERRPGGRYAMHDLVRRYAADTAHTTLPEHAREAALTRAGDFHLHTAHTADRLLDSHSTLLPPEPPAPGVHPHPLPDTDAALAWLDAEHATLLATQRTAATLGHHQTVWHLAWNLDTFHFRRGHRHDAVTTWRAALDAAEHLPDPATRGRTHRLLGLACSRLGLHEQAATHLEQALDLAVRHHDPTGQALTHRVLAYDWEQRGDDRQALEHAHHALDLYRALDLPVREAGALNAVGWFAARLGRFDTAREHCQAALTLHRHHHDPDGEAATLDSLGYIAHHTGDHHQSLDHYHHALTLNRDLGNAYTVADNLDGMGHPHAALGRHDQARTVWREALELYRDQGRDADAERVQRQLDDLDHT; encoded by the coding sequence ATGCTCGTCGTGCTGGACAACGCCGCCACCAGCGAGCAGGTCGTGCCGCTGCTGCCCGGCTCGCCGTCCTGCACGGTGCTGGTCACCGGCCGTCACCAGCTGGCCTCGTTGATCGACCGGCACGGTGCCCGACACCTGCCCCTGGACGTCCTGTCCCCGGAGGAGGCCCGCGGCCTGCTTGCCGCCCGCCTGGGCGCCGCCCGCGTCGCCGCCGAACCCGGGGCGGTGGACGAGTTGATCGGGCTGTGCGGGGGCCACCCGCTGGCGTTGTCGATCATCGCGCGCACCGCCGGGCCCCGCCTCGACGTCGCGTTGGCCGAGGCCGCCGCCGAACTGCGTGACCTCGGCCTGGAGGCGCTCGACCACGACACCGACCCGGCCGCCAGCCTGCCCACGGTGCTGTCCTGGTCCCTGCGCCGGCTCACCGACCGGCAGCGCACCGTGTTCGCGCTGCTGGGCATCGCCCCCGGTCCCGACACCACCCCGCCCGCCACCGCCGCCCTCACCGGCCTACCCGAGCGCACCGCCCGCAGGACGCTGAACGCGCTGGAGAACGCCTCCCTGCTGGAACGACGGCCGGGCGGCCGGTACGCGATGCACGACCTGGTCCGCCGCTACGCCGCGGACACCGCCCACACCACCCTGCCCGAGCACGCGCGGGAAGCGGCCCTGACCCGGGCGGGGGACTTCCACCTGCACACCGCTCACACCGCCGACCGCCTCCTCGACTCCCACAGCACGCTCCTGCCGCCCGAGCCGCCCGCGCCCGGCGTGCACCCGCACCCGCTGCCCGACACCGACGCGGCGCTGGCCTGGCTGGACGCCGAGCACGCCACCCTGCTGGCCACCCAACGCACCGCCGCCACCCTCGGCCACCACCAAACCGTCTGGCACCTGGCCTGGAACCTGGACACCTTCCACTTCCGACGGGGACACCGGCACGACGCGGTCACCACGTGGCGGGCCGCACTGGACGCCGCCGAGCACCTGCCCGACCCCGCCACCCGCGGTCGTACCCACCGGCTGCTCGGCCTCGCCTGCTCCCGGCTGGGCCTGCACGAACAGGCCGCCACCCACCTGGAGCAGGCCCTCGACCTGGCCGTACGCCACCACGACCCCACCGGACAGGCCCTCACCCACCGGGTGCTCGCGTACGACTGGGAACAGCGAGGGGACGACCGACAGGCACTGGAGCACGCCCACCACGCCCTCGACCTCTACCGCGCCCTCGACCTGCCGGTGCGGGAAGCCGGCGCGCTCAACGCGGTGGGCTGGTTCGCCGCGCGCCTGGGCCGGTTCGATACCGCCCGCGAGCACTGCCAGGCCGCCCTCACCCTGCACCGACACCACCACGACCCCGACGGCGAGGCGGCCACCCTCGACAGCCTGGGCTACATCGCCCACCACACCGGCGACCACCACCAATCCCTCGACCACTACCACCACGCCCTCACCCTGAACCGCGACCTCGGCAACGCCTACACGGTCGCGGACAACCTCGACGGCATGGGCCATCCCCACGCCGCCCTCGGACGACATGACCAGGCCCGTACGGTTTGGCGGGAGGCACTGGAGCTGTACCGGGACCAAGGCCGCGACGCCGACGCCGAGCGCGTCCAACGCCAACTCGACGACCTCGACCACACCTGA
- a CDS encoding helix-turn-helix domain-containing protein, whose amino-acid sequence MSEPSPGDVLRAERVRRRLTLAQAGKLLGYSGSTLSRIERGRPVGVEELRRLAARYRIPPARLGLATVGPTDALDGGDDVLRRELLTGMLGVAGATLLGLPPAGAAPPGSRPVTVDGLRHLVGQAQADYMACRYSQLAKAVPDTIRYAQAVRAVVDGERCGEVEALTATAYRHATWLALRLGEDGMAVGLSEHAISTARVSGDLLVEAEAAQMGAVVVRRYDRTDQAQALVVDTAAKLESTAGLADPRHAAAYAMLLETGAYTAAIAGRRSDALDLHAEATAAARTPRAALPDTLATSVVDARFLGLYEISVHRKLGDYGTAIAAARVIAPDSITVTERRVRYFEDVALAYGAWGKREQAFHALLAAERTAPQEVRVRPWAHRLTRDLRSSGPALRGLPEFAARAGVA is encoded by the coding sequence ATGTCGGAGCCGTCTCCGGGAGACGTCCTGCGCGCGGAGCGCGTGCGACGCCGCCTCACTCTCGCCCAGGCAGGGAAACTGCTGGGCTATTCGGGCTCGACGTTGTCACGCATCGAACGCGGCCGGCCGGTGGGCGTGGAGGAGTTGCGGCGGCTGGCCGCGCGCTACCGCATCCCCCCGGCCCGGTTGGGACTCGCTACGGTAGGGCCGACGGACGCTCTGGATGGCGGTGATGACGTGCTGCGGCGAGAACTGTTGACCGGGATGCTCGGGGTGGCCGGTGCCACGCTGCTCGGACTTCCCCCCGCCGGCGCCGCCCCTCCTGGCTCCCGCCCGGTCACCGTCGACGGATTGCGCCACCTGGTCGGGCAGGCCCAGGCCGACTACATGGCCTGCCGGTACTCCCAGTTGGCGAAGGCCGTGCCCGACACCATCCGCTACGCCCAGGCCGTCCGCGCGGTGGTGGACGGCGAGCGGTGCGGTGAGGTCGAGGCGTTGACCGCCACCGCGTATCGGCATGCCACTTGGCTGGCGTTGCGACTGGGCGAGGACGGCATGGCGGTCGGGCTGTCCGAGCACGCCATCTCGACCGCCCGTGTGTCGGGCGATCTGCTGGTGGAGGCGGAGGCCGCGCAGATGGGGGCGGTGGTGGTGCGTCGCTACGACCGGACCGATCAGGCCCAGGCGTTGGTGGTCGACACCGCCGCCAAACTGGAGTCGACGGCCGGTCTTGCCGACCCGCGCCACGCGGCGGCCTACGCGATGCTGTTGGAGACCGGCGCGTACACCGCCGCGATCGCCGGCCGCCGCTCCGACGCGCTGGACCTGCACGCCGAGGCGACGGCCGCTGCCCGCACGCCCCGGGCGGCGCTGCCGGACACGCTCGCGACCTCCGTGGTGGACGCCCGTTTCCTCGGGCTCTACGAGATCAGCGTGCACCGCAAGCTCGGCGACTACGGCACCGCGATCGCCGCCGCCCGCGTGATCGCACCCGACTCGATCACCGTCACCGAACGGCGCGTGCGCTACTTCGAGGACGTCGCACTGGCCTACGGAGCCTGGGGTAAGCGCGAGCAGGCGTTCCACGCGCTGCTCGCGGCGGAGAGGACAGCGCCGCAGGAGGTGCGGGTGCGTCCCTGGGCCCATCGCCTGACCCGTGATTTGCGCTCCTCCGGACCTGCCCTGCGCGGCCTGCCGGAGTTCGCCGCCCGCGCCGGTGTCGCCTGA
- a CDS encoding tyrosine-type recombinase/integrase, whose product MIESEGQGRDLADLVVTRVGRLVATGEQAEPYRMLDADGAVVEPTAVFLRELLAAGRSAATLRSYGMGLLRWWRFLRAVDVDWNRATRVEARDFSCWIQLTVKQRRLLSDRSEVGRGDVSAAGVPNPVTGKLALGDRYAPATVAHSETVLRGFYDFHRDAGTGPILNPFPLDASRRSRRAHAHHNPMDGWARERLGRYRPKVPQRIPRAIPDQLFNDLFAALPSNRDRALVAFWISTGVRASELLGTRQCDIDPGQHLITVVRKGTRTAQQVPASADAFVWLRLYQEELHGQIPRGRTQPVWWTLRLPRRPLNYHAAHRMFERANAVLGSDWTLHDLRHSAAARMAHDPQLTLSDVQLVMGHAHLSTTEIYLTPNKNEVIAGVLAHHARTAEQREKPVPSPPAPGYDPKTLSVLFGRTL is encoded by the coding sequence GTGATCGAATCGGAAGGGCAAGGCCGCGATCTCGCCGACCTGGTCGTGACTCGTGTCGGTCGGCTGGTGGCCACTGGCGAGCAAGCGGAGCCGTACCGCATGCTCGACGCCGATGGCGCTGTGGTCGAGCCGACGGCGGTGTTCTTGCGGGAGTTGTTGGCGGCTGGACGGTCAGCGGCAACTCTGCGCTCGTATGGCATGGGTCTGTTGCGGTGGTGGCGTTTCCTGCGCGCGGTGGATGTCGACTGGAACCGGGCGACTCGGGTGGAGGCCCGCGATTTCAGTTGCTGGATACAGCTGACGGTGAAGCAGCGTCGTCTGCTGAGCGATCGCAGCGAGGTTGGCAGAGGCGACGTGTCCGCTGCGGGAGTGCCGAATCCGGTCACTGGCAAGCTCGCGTTGGGAGATCGGTACGCGCCGGCGACAGTGGCGCACAGCGAGACGGTGTTGCGTGGCTTCTACGACTTCCACCGGGACGCGGGCACCGGCCCGATCCTCAACCCGTTTCCGCTCGACGCGTCCCGCAGGTCCCGGCGCGCGCACGCGCATCACAACCCGATGGACGGGTGGGCGCGCGAGCGACTGGGACGATATCGCCCGAAGGTGCCGCAGAGAATACCCCGGGCGATTCCCGATCAGCTGTTCAACGACCTGTTCGCCGCGCTGCCGTCCAACCGGGACCGGGCGCTGGTGGCGTTCTGGATCTCGACCGGAGTGCGCGCATCAGAGCTGCTGGGGACGCGGCAGTGCGACATCGACCCTGGCCAACATTTGATCACCGTGGTGCGCAAGGGAACCCGGACCGCGCAGCAGGTCCCGGCGTCGGCGGACGCGTTCGTGTGGTTGCGCTTGTACCAGGAGGAGTTGCACGGTCAGATCCCACGGGGCCGGACCCAGCCGGTGTGGTGGACGTTGCGCCTGCCGCGGCGGCCGTTGAACTACCACGCCGCACATCGCATGTTCGAGCGCGCCAACGCCGTACTCGGGTCGGACTGGACACTGCACGACCTGCGCCACAGCGCGGCGGCGAGAATGGCCCACGACCCGCAACTGACGCTCAGCGACGTGCAACTCGTCATGGGCCACGCACACCTGTCCACCACCGAGATTTACCTCACGCCCAACAAGAACGAGGTGATCGCCGGTGTCCTGGCCCATCACGCCCGCACCGCCGAACAGCGCGAGAAGCCGGTGCCCTCGCCGCCAGCGCCAGGCTACGACCCGAAGACGTTGAGCGTGCTGTTCGGGAGGACGCTGTGA